The Vanessa atalanta chromosome 2, ilVanAtal1.2, whole genome shotgun sequence genome has a segment encoding these proteins:
- the LOC125072338 gene encoding decapping nuclease DXO homolog: protein MSYQKKSSSSRKRVHYNSDFRQNNHKILSKPLIIGYMSVDVNRQYIPNLSQLKFLNAISSGKTSLDLNHNIDVAVKRTTDENNEKIDLLLKFISHYSEYINTTYKNLDFITYRRTLISVMCSAFGVSESLTIRACLFRGTIYLCSVENADELLRRKSRNKDEVKYCAWGYKFEQYILSDQPNLNPNIEKPVIENEEFSLFYFTTLCNLKLLYGAQIDALLAKESTTENPKSNDFETNLNYLRSNKFAELKTNREIQNIRQERNFKRYKLLRCWCQCILADLSGLLVGFRNDEGEVQRLQWFDTQDIVMYCKNQWNPRQALNFLHYFLSYVKDSFEPYRNQTEPVALQFVMDTEKKITFDECNKDILPNWFTTKT, encoded by the exons atgagctATCAGAAAAAATCTTCATCCTCGAGAAAAAGAGTTCATTACAATTCTGATTTCCGACAAAATAACCACAAGATTCTGAGTAAGCCCTTAATAATCGGTTACATGAGTGTCGATGTTAATCGCCAGTATATCCCTAATTTGTCACAGCTTAAATTTCTTAATGCTATTTCGAGCGGTAAAACTTCTCTAGATTTAAACCATAATATAGATGTTGCTGTGAAACGCACAACTGATGAGAACAACGAGAAAATTGatcttttattgaaatttatctcACATTATAgcgaatatataaatactacataCAAAAATCTTGACTTCATTACATATCGAAGAACATTAATTAGCGTAATGTGTAGTGCTTTCGGTGTTTCGGAATCTTTAACTATAAGAGCTTGTTTGTTTAGaggaacaatatatttatgttccGTTGAAAATGCTGATGAATTGTTAAGAAGAAAATCGCGTAACAAAGATGAAGTAAAATATTGTGCCTGGGGATATAAATTTGAACAATATATTCTATCAG ATCAACCTAACTTAAATCCTAATATTGAAAAACCTGTAATTGAAAATGAAGAATTCTCATTATTCTATTTTACTACACTATGTAATCTTAAGCTATTGTATGGAGCACAAATTGATGCATTATTGGCTAAAGAATCCACTACAGAAAATCCTAAGTCAAATGATtttgaaactaatttaaattatttaagaagtaataaatttgctgaattgaaaacaaacagagaaatacaaaacattagacaagaaagaaattttaa ACGATACAAATTACTCAGATGCTGGTGTCAATGCATCTTAGCAGATTTAAGTGGTTTATTAGTAGGATTTCGCAATGACGAAGGTGAAGTCCAGAGATTACAGTGGTTTGATACTCAAGATATAGTGATGTACTGTAAG AATCAATGGAATCCTCGACAAGCTCTAAATTTTCTACATTACTTCTTATCATATGTAAAAGATAGCTTTGAACCGTATAGAAATCAAACAGAACCAGTCGCACTACAATTTGTAATggatacagaaaaaaaaattaccttcgATGAATGTAACAAGGACATCTTACCAAACTGGTTTACAACCAAAACTTAG
- the LOC125071467 gene encoding uncharacterized protein CG16817-like: protein MSMEAIATPPSVSWAQRNAIVFLTFNVECEKPDIKIEKKSISFKGICTPEQKLYEVEIPLYAEIDPEKSTHVNKGRLIEVVLAKERPDETYWPSLTSDKKKHHWLRVDFNRWQDEDESGTELDENYDMFSNKIGDFGDEYENDDSSSIEEEDLPDVE, encoded by the coding sequence ATGAGTATGGAAGCAATTGCAACTCCGCCTTCAGTTTCATGGGCACAGAGAAATGCCATtgtgtttttaacttttaatgtgGAATGTGAAAAGCCAGACATTAAAATAGAGAAAAAATCTATTTCCTTTAAAGGGATTTGTACACCTGAACAGAAATTGTACGAAGTTGAAATACCGTTATATGCAGAAATAGATCCAGAAAAGAGTACTCATGTAAATAAAGGCAGGCTTATTGAGGTTGTCTTAGCTAAAGAGCGGCCGGATGAGACGTACTGGCCTTCTTTAACCAGTGACAAAAAGAAACACCACTGGCTTAGAGTAGATTTTAACCGGTGGCAGGATGAAGATGAGAGTGGTACGGAGCTAGATGAAAATTATGATATGTTCTCAAATAAAATTGGTGACTTTGGAGACGAATATGAGAATGATGATTCGAGCTCTATCGAAGAAGAAGATTTACCAGATGTAGAATAA